The nucleotide sequence TCTGCTGGCTGATCTTGTGTTGCAGTGTAGGTTGTAATGATCATTCCTTGGCTAATCTTTTCTCTTATGAAAAAATAATCAATGTCAATGTGCTTTATTCTTTCATGATAAACTGGATTGACAACTATTTGAATAGCAGATTTGCTATCACCAAATACTTAAACAAGCAGCTTCACTTCCATTCCAATCTATTTTAGCAGACTTAATATCCAAACCAGCTCAGCTGTTACAACTGCTATACTTCTAAACTCTGCCTCAGTTGAACTTCTGAACACAGTTGCTAGTTTGTTTGACTTCCAGCACACAACTGACTTCCCAATCTTTACAAAATATCCAGTTACAGACCTCCTGGTTTGAAGACAAGATGCCCTGTCTGCATCACCGTAAGTACTCACTTGATCACTTGATTCACTAGACAACAACACACCCTGACATGGATGATTGTTAACATATTTTACAACTCTGCGTGCAGCATTCACATGAGATTTCTTAGGTTCTAGTAGAAATTGACTTAGTGTTTGAACACTAAATGCAATATCATGCCTAGTCATAGTCAAGTATAGTAACTTGccaattagtttttaatatgcaCCTTGATCTGTAGGAGGACCATCGGTAGGTTATAAGTGCTTGATATAATCATCAAACTGTTTTGAAGTAAGTTTGATGTTATAGTCCATAGGAGTGGCAACTGGTTTGACTGCTGTTAATCCCAACTCTGATAGTAACTCTAGTATGTACTTTCTCTGGTGCATTAGTATCCTCTTGATTGACCTTGCAAATTCTATACCAAGAAAGAACCTTAATTTACCTAGGTCTttcattttaaactttatttCAAGCTTGTCTTTGCATCTTCTACCAGTTTGAGATTATCACTAGGAattaacatatcatcaacatacacaagCACAAGGGTAATTCCTTCTGATGTCCTTTTAATGTACAATGATGGATCATACTGACTCTGAACAAACTAAGATTTCAGCAATACTTTTGATAGCCTTGTGTTCCATTGTCTAGCTGCTTACTTTAAGCCATATAGGGTCTCCATACTGAATTCTCCCCCTGACTAGCAAATCTCTGAGGCAACTCCATAGGTACTTCATAAGTGAAGTCACCATTTACAAAAACATTATAAACATCCATTTGATTTACAATCTAGTTTTTATTTACAGcaacaacaagaacaattctTATTGTTTTCATCTTAACAACTGGGCTAAAGGTTTCCTGTAATCAATTCCCTCTTTTTGACCATATTCTTTGGAAACCAACCTAGGCTTAAATCTTTCAACTTTACCTAATGCCTTATACTTCATCTTATATATCCATCTGCATCCAATAGGTTTCTTGTCCTTAAGTAATGGAACTacctcccaagtatgttagaattTAAGGCATCTATCTTATTTTTCATTGCTTTTATCCACCTAGAATCTTTACAAGCTTCATAATAAATTGTAGGTTCAGTAACTAGTGCAGACTTTGCAATACAAGACTTGAAAGACTCAAATGACTTGTCATAAGATACATAGTTGGCTAGAGAATATGGTAccttttttatttacttatttcaaAGTCATTCATCCATACATGTGGCTTTCTCTCTCTAATAGATCTTCTTTGATCCTGAGGAGCAATTGATATTTCTTTATAGGCTTAGGAACAACTTGAGAAATTATAGCAGGCTCTACTTGAGTATTATGTCTAGCAGTTACCCCTAAGATATGTTTAGTGGCAACTTGTGGAACATCTGGTAGGAAAGCATCCACAATAGGACGTGAATCTTCTAGTAGGAAAACATGATAGGGAGTCTGACCATGTCCTTCTTTTAGCTTAAAAAGAAACATATCCTCCATAAATGAGATATCCCTATTAACAAAAAGGTACCAGAGGatatgtaatacaacatatatccCTTTTTATGCTAGATTAGCCCAATAAAACAGTTGCTCTAGACCTTGGCATGAGCTTGTCAGATTCATCTAGTACCTTAGCATAGCAAAGGCACTCAATTACTCTTAAGTTATCATATGATAGTTTAGTACTATATAGCTTATCATAAGGAGTTTGATAAGCAATGCTTGAACTAGGCAGACTGTTTATGAGATATACTGTAGCTAGAACACAATATTCCTAGAATTTGACAGGAATTCCTGCTTAAAATCTCAAGGCTCTTGTGACCTTTAGAATGTGTCTGTGCTTTCTTTCATCCACACCATTCTGTTGAGGTGAATAGGCACAAGAGGTCTAATGtataatgaaattttttaaaaacaaactaCTGCATAAATAATTTAGAAACTTAGTTCCATTGTCAGTTCTAATTACTTTCACAGTCTTGTCAAAATGAGTTTTAACATAATCAAGAAACTGTTGTATTTAAAAGTAGACATTTGATTTAAGCGTCAACAGAAAAAATCAAGTAAATTTGGAACAATCATCAACCACTGTTAAGAAAAATCTATTGCCATTCATAGTTGAAAATTTATAAGGACCCTACAAATCCATATAGATGGTAAAAAAATATGTAGACCGAGTACTATTTGTAGGAAAGGGAACTCTAGTTTGTTTGGCACGGGAACATACAATACACTTCTTTACTCTGTCTTCTACTATATGAGAAACTTTAGACAATATTTTTTCTAGTACATTAGAAGAAGCATGTCCTAATATCTTGTGCCATAAATCAACCTCAACTTGAACCTTACTTACATCAACCTTAGTAGAAATTTTTGTTACTGCTGCAACCTCTTTTTTTGGTTATTCACTAGCACATACAGACCTCTATCAAGcttaccaatccccttcacctttTATTCATAAAGCTCttgaaatacataaaaatcacGAAAAAAATTCACTGAACATTTCCATTCCTTAGTCACTTGTGATACTGAAATCAAACTACATGTAAACTGTGGAATATGATACACATTTGTAATGCTATTTTCTGCTGATAAACAACTAACCCTACATGTGTAACCTCAATTATATCACCATTAGGTAAATACACCCTCCTTGGTTTATCTAGTTGTGATATTGACTTATTCATCAGTAAATTCAACTCCCCAGCCATATGATTAGTGGCTCCAGTgtcaatttttcatttctttgatttatataaagctaaaaatgcaCTAATACATGCATTTGAAATATTTGTTGTTTCAGTAGAAGTACTAGCACCACTATTTTTGCTGATCATCCTCAAAATTTGATCATATTGCTCCTCAGTAAATGTTGTAGTTCTCATCTATCTCAATTGATCCATTTGCAACTCAGACTCTACTTGTTGATCTGCATTATTAAGTCAGTTGCTCTGTATAGATCTTGAATAAGAACCTTGTCTTGTATGTGAACCAGTTAGACCTTAGACTTCTGCAGTGTCTTGAACATCAGCAGACACCTTGTAGGCTACATTAGATCCTTTAAGCCTAAACCTCTTCTTGATGATCTTAAGGATAACCAATCAGTTTCTAGCAATTTTCCTTACAATGACCTTTAAATTACAAAAGTCACGCTTCagattataatttttcttaaatttttgcatTTGGTTTCCACTTGTTCCATTTTCATATATTGTAACCATGGCCACGTCAAAGTTTCAACTAGAAACTGCAGGACTAGACCCTAAAATCACTGTATGAGAGGCTACAACTTTGTGACTTTCATCATTAATTATCATCGAATATTCCTGATTGATATTAGGCAAAGGAGTCATAAGAAATATTTGGATTCTATCTTGTTGATAAGTCTcattaagccccatgagaaactGAAACAGCTTCAGTTTTTGAAGAAGCAAAACAAACTCCTTGGAATTTTCACAATCACACCCAGGGGGAGGCATAATTGCCTCAAATTATTTCCATAAATCCTTAAGTCACTACAAGTAATCAGGTTTTTAGTGGCGAAAAAATTCGCCGCAAAAGAACTAAAAGTTGCCACTAATTATTTTTAGTGGCGATATAAGGGTCGTAGCAATTACTTCCGTAACTGAAAGTTTTTTGTGATGGCATATATAAGTCGCCACAAAACATGTATTCTGTGGCGACAAAACTTGCCACAAAAAAGAAAGCAAACACGCCACAaaacaaagttttaaaaaataattttgaaatagtcGTCACTGAAGATGACGCTTTAGCTGCAATCATTGTCGCCAATAATGCACATTTTTTGTGGTGACTATGGGTCGCCATTAATACTCACTTTTTGTGGCGATTATGAGTCACCACTAATTCTCGCTTTCATAGTCGCCACTAATACTCActtttttttcccaaaaaatataaattatatattatctGCTTCGTTGCCAATAATACAACTATAGTACTTAAAAGGTACAAAGacgatattaaaatatatttctccacaagaaaattatatagtttttaatGGGTAACAAATCAGTGTGATATacatatgagaaagaaaatcacaaaatatcttcAAACTTTTTATGGCTAACAATTTTATCATGAAATTACCTATCcctaaaataaaaagtaaagcgAAGTTTCATTTCTACCTTGTTAAAATGCAAGAAATGATTTGAGAAATCTTAATGTTGTTTTCTAAAAGAGATGAAAacaatatctttgaattaaaatattacGGAATACATTAAAGATTTTAGAATGCACAAACTAGTTTGCCCCCTGTGGTAATTTTCCTCAATACTCATCTTACAAATGGAGATAAAAACATACTTATCTGACTGGCTCTTTCAAAATGATAAGATTTTTAATTCCTCAAATGACGAATTAGATTAAGAAATCTTAGGAACTTTGACTCAATAAAAATTCTGCCCTTTTCTGTTTTTCAGGAAATGAACTTCCTTTTTAACTACTCTTAGTTAAACCAAAATAGACTAAAAGgacaatgaaactaacaaaaagaTCTGGCAGTAAAAAAGAAAGATCTCAATTCAGATAACACCATCAAACATATTCATGCTAGGCATATCAATTCCTAACACATTTTTTCTTAAGGATTTACTTAAGAGTTATCTAAGACACTAATGAGATCATTTACTTAACTTCCACTTTATTTTATCCATTATGTGATCCTAAAACTCTGTTagttctcaaaattttcaaacaaatttgcCAGAGTTTCCTTTGTAAATAGGACTATCGAAAACCTATCAGCTAACCAAAATGCATATAAATACGCTTCACAGAGCTTTACAACAAATATGTTACTCAATTGATAATACACGAGGCTCCACGTAACCATTATTACGTActtaataaaaagactaaaagttTTCCTTTGCTTAAACACTAAATTTAAGATACCATATggaccattaacatataattacAATAACAACATCTAAAAGTCTAGAATTTCATAAATGAACTTTCAGCTTAACCATAGATCGATATATCGCACAGACGACTGTCAAGACCAAGAATAGACAAAAAAATTAGGGTAAAACATTTATTGTACCTTCAAAGCTTTGAACAAGTGCAAACCTTCACAACTTCAAATGGCTTACCTCGTGCTGATTTTCAAACTATCAACTCTCTCTGTTCCTACTTCGAATTTCTAAATATTTTCAAATGAATTAAAGAAATTACAGGTGAAATCTAAAAGAACATttacatttcaagtgactattaATAGATCATTGGGTGATGAGGTCCTAATTGTCTTGTTAGAGCTTCATtaatatctaaatattaaaaagtgGTTCAATCACTATGATTTGAGGCAGATTAGCATAATAACAGGATACTACTACACAACTTTGGTGCATGAGTTCTACGCAAACAATATTGCCACATTCGACATCTAGTGCAAGAAGGGGTAAAACTGCCAAAGATTTCTCACTTGATCAAAGTTTTTATTGATAGAGTATTAGTAGATATTTCAAATGTAATCAACCATTTAATATATGGGCCTAATTATTTTTCACCTACCAACATTATGCATTTTAACCATAAGAAATTATCCCAACAAGTAGGACAAAAAATCTCTTCACAAGTAACCAAACCAGTAGCATCTTTAATTTGATAACATAAGCATAATTATTAAATTAGTTCACTAACATCTTCAATTGATTGACAAGAATACAACGATGGAAAAATCAGTCCCTAATTCAAAACCAAGGTTGATAAAAATTGAGGCTTTAACATATGACAGTCCAAGCACACTAGCGAacacaaatcacacaaaaatctTAACCGAATTACATTAATTTCCAATTTAAGAATTGTCCAAAGGGAAAAGGAGAGTAGAAGGAAATCGTAATTgcacatgaaaataaatatgaagTCAAACCTAGGATGGGTTCATAAGAACCCATAATTTCTGGCGAACTTCGGAGGTGGGCTGACTCGGATTTTCCCCCCGACAAAAATGGCAACAGTGGACTGGTGGCCTGGTGGCGCTGGTTTATGTTGACCGGTGGCTTATGGGTACCGGTGGCTGAGATTGTTGGCTGGTTTCGCCAACTGAAATCGCAGCTCGCGATAAAGGTGATAGGGTCTCTGATGGCTGGTGGGTGAAGGCGGAGAAGAGAACGGAGGGAGGAAGGATGCCTGGTCATATGGGAGTTGTTGTTGTTGGCGGTGACGGAGGCTGGCAGCGATGATGGTGATGACGGAGTTGGAGCGGAGGGGACTGGAAGGCTCCCTTGACTGCGGCGGTGAGAGACAAGGTGAAAGAGATCATCATTGGAGTGAGGATGACTGCAGCGCTGGTGGTTTTATTGGCCGGAGTGGTGAACGGCGGTGGAGCGATGATGGCTTTTGCTGGTTTAGAGAGAAAGAAGATAGAGAGagggaagagaaaaaaattatgtagttGATTTTCTTTTAGAATTGATGGATTAGGGTTTATTTTGATAGATGGTGGATTTGATCTTAGTCATTGATCGGATGAGATTAATGGTTGTGATTAAAATTGAGAAGgggataaaaattattttaaaattgaaaataggctaaaattgaAATCAATTAAGTATAAGGATgaatagaatttaaataaattggaGGTAATTGAATTGACTTAGGCTGCTATTATAATAATGACGAAAAAAATAATGAGACATTGATGTAAAATTAATgttagtaaaataacaataacaacaacaacaataataataataacatttaatccaaaaatctttttgatgcaagaaaaatgtgtaaaaatactaacatttaaaaaattaataattttgctaaaatagcagcctaaatgtAGTATCAGGAGGTCAAAATTTGGTGTCAACAGCAtgtgtgaaaaaaataatttaataaatattaaaaaaatatgtaaaatgttatatttgaattaatcAATTGTAAGTAGTAacaataatttgtatattttaaaaataatgaatgtgacacgtcgttgtttatttcatatcaaaataatacgtaaaatatatcaatattcaaaattaataatttattgaaaactCATAGGTCATCACTAACccaaattttattggaaagattACTACATATTTGTGGCGACATACACATAGTCGCCACAAAAGTATTTTAGTAGCGATAACTCGTAGGTCGCCACTAACCCAAATTTTATTGGAAAAATTACTACATTTCTGTGGCGACCTACACATTgtcgccactaaatatgtcaTTATTAGTGGCGACTTTAACGGTCGCCCCTAAATCGTAAGCCTTTTGTGGCAACCTTTATATGTCGccataaaaatcctaatttttgtgGCAACTGTGTGGTCGCTACTGAAAGTTGTCACAAAAAACTGTATTTCTTGCAGTGagttttgagaaataacttgacAAAAAAGTTTTTCCTTGAGACAacgttataatttttttatgtagagTGAAAGTTCTAGCACCATCAACTTTATTAAGCCTTTCATACAATACATTCCACACAACACTAGCTATAGATGCATACATAATTTCACCAAGAAACTCTTTAGACATGGAGTTTATAATCCAAGACATCACAATGGCATTAACTCTCTCTCAATGATCACCCAAGTTAGAGAAAAACTGATCTTTAGAGCAAGAACCATCAACCAACCCTAACTTGTTTCTTCTTAACAAAGCTATGTTCATAGATCTACactaaattgagaaattttttgcaCCTgtcaattgaaaaaaaatgatctGTATACCTCTAACATCAGAGGGACTAAAGGAGAGAAGATGGTTATAATCCAGTGCAGTAGCAACACCTACACCTCTGGTCAATCCACCACTAGTTTTAACACCATTATTATCAGTCACCATGACTTGAATCTTCAAATCTTGACTTAAAGAAATCCTTTAAGAATCTGAGAAATCCAAATTTTGTGGAATATTGTGCTCAACTACAGAATCGACTCATGCAGCTAGCTTAGTCTAGTATGCATTGTCTCTGATACTATGAAATTAATCTAGGTTCAGTACCTAGACTAAGAGTATTCTGAACAATTGAGTTATAAACAGACtaaggaagaagaagaataagataaaaGGAAGAAGCAAAGAGACAGATTGAGAGAATTTTGTATATTCAGCTTAGCTTTATCAAATGTACATTGTAAGGTTTATATAGAATAACTAACTAATACAATTTCTAACTACTCCAACTAGCCGTTAAATAGTGATTAACTAACTATTTCAAGAAAATAGTTATAACTGCATTGACTCTTCTAGAACCATTGCTCTTAGTTTGTGATCTTGTATTCCCTTGTATTCAACACAAACATTAAGCTTGTCGTGGAAATGAACAAATAGAGATAAGCCTCGTGCCTTTGTGAAGATATCCACATATTGATCTTGAATTGGAGTATAACAAACGGATAGTAAGCCTCGTTCAACCTTCTcacaaataaaatgataatcaatATCAATATGTTTTGACCGATTGTGAGAAACTGGATTGGTACACATGTAAAGTGCACTTAGATTATCACATAAAAGTACAGATGGTTTGTTGCAAGTGACACCAAGTTTAAATAATAGATTGTTATGCTAGGGAACTTCAACCATGGTAAAGTCAACTGCTCTGTACTCTGATTCAGTGCTAGAGTGAGCTACAACAGTTTGCTTATGAGAAGACCAGCTCATAAGATTACCTTCTTGAAAAATGGCATAACCATAGTGATAGCAATGATCAAGAACATCAGCAACCCATCTTGCATCAAAATAAGCTCGAAGAGATCGATCTGATGATGGAAAAAATTGGATACCAAGATGAAAAATGCCCTTAATGTAGCATAAAATATGTTTAATTGTAGACCAGTAAGATAGCCAAGGATTATGCATAAACTAGAAAACTTGATTAACAATATATAATATATCCAGATGAGTAATGGTGGCGTATTGCAATGTGCCAATAGCATTATGATATAAAGTAGCATCTGGAGTAGTCGATCTATCACGTGTGAGTGTGGTAGTGGAGTAAACTGGAGTTCGTAATGGTTTAGCATCTTTAAGGGGGCTATGGTGGAAGAGATCTCTAATGTATAAAGATTGAGACAGTAATAAGGAACCACTGTGATGCTATATTTCAATTCCAAGAAAAAAACTCAGATTCCCAAGTCTTTACGGCAGAAAATAGTCCAACGTGGTTGTAAAAATGAAGGTAAAATTAGAGTTATTACATGTAAAAATGATATCATCCACGTAGACAAGAAGGTGGGTAATAGCCATAATTGCGAATAAATAAGGAGGAGTCAATATAACAACTTCAAAAATCTTGTTGCAAcagaaaaattttcaatttcataaACCAAGCTCGATGAGCTCATTTTAATCCATAAAGCATTTTTCTTAGATAACAAACATGATTAGGATTCTGAGTATCAATAAAGCCAGGGGGTTGAGATATGTAATCAACCTTTTGAAGATCGCCATTTAAGAATGGATTACTAAAATCAACTTGTTTAAGTGTCTAACTGCCAGCAAGAGCAAGAGATAAGACCACACGAATATTAGTAGGCTTCACTACTAGGCAAAAAGTATCAAAATTATCAACACCCCTTCTTGGTGATATCATTTATCCACAAGACGGGTTTTATACCGCTCTATTTTTTCATTAGCATATCATTTAATTTTGAACACCAATTTGCACCCAACAATGTTGGCATGAAGAGGAAATAGCTTGAGGGACCAAGTGTCATTACAAATCAAGGCATTATATTCATGAGTTTTGGCTCCACATGAGAAGAGGAGAAGGAGGCTGAGATAGTAGATATTAATGCCCAGGATTTACAAGAATTAGTTCAGGTTCGAGTAGTTATGGGGTTTATAGAAGTTAAGGATCAACAGAGGCAGGGAAGGGCAAGAGATGAAGAAACTGAACATGGAGAATCTGAATCGGGAAATAAAAAAACGAAGAGATTGGGTGGTTCCAAGGTCTAAGAAGTGTCAGACAAGATATGAGATGGGGATGATGGTGTACTAGACAGGAGAATTGGATTATCAATGTAGGGAAAGTGAATAAAGGCATAGTATACAGGATGGAAAGGGGTTTTAACGCATAACAAAAAGGTGAGTACATCACGATAGAGGGAGTTTAAAGTGGTAGATGTAGGTTTGGAGCTACTGCTAATTGTATAGTAAGGAAAGCTTTGTTCATCAAAAATTACATGACGGGCAACGTAAATATGACTTGATGAAACATGAATGCATTTGTACCCTTTGTGTTCTCTACTGTAACCTAAAAAAACACAAGGCAAAGGTAGATATTGAAGTTTTTGATTATTGTAGGGATACAAAAAAGGATAACATAAACACTATTCCATCAGTAGAAACTATTTTCCTCCATTGTCCCTTGTTTATCTTCCTCTCCGTGCATACTATTTTTTGATTAAAATCCCTAAGATTTCTCTTCACTCTAACCTCATCATTACTAGCAATTTCATTCATTGTTAAATCTCAATTATCTTAGTCAAAACCTCATGATCTACAAAGGTTGTGTTATACTTTATTCCATTGGACAATTATTCAACATCAATTTCATCAAGGTAAAAAATACAGGGCATACAAATAGCTCACCAATTGGAACACTCTTGGAAGTTCAAAACTTTGAGCTAATTTCTTGGAGGTTTACTTATAAATGAAATCGATACGTCAAacagaattgaagaaaaaataagaaagaaagtaatCTAACCAAATGAATAAAGAAGGTAGCTTATTCAAGACAATTATATTTACAAGATTTTAGTTAAATGAACTGCCCTACGATTCCATCATCGTCATTAATATTAGCTTACGCCAAATTCACAATTGTTGTCTTTCCTTAAAAGAAGAATCAATGAGGGTAGCAGATTTGGAACGGGTATATTTGTCTGATTGTATTTATTTAATAAGGTCTGAGCGGATCAAATGAGGGTAGTGGGTAATTTCTTAAAAATTGGGTATTTTCTTCTAATTTGAGGGTTTTCATCAAAAATAGGAGTATAAGTGAAAAGTTTGACGACAGTAGGGGTAAATATAGCCTCAAGTATGATAGTGGGGATAAATATGACCCTATAGTATGTGGAGGGTAAAGTTATCTATTAAACTTAAGAAGAGgagtaattttgatttttttctttacaagTTAACTAGACcatgtaatatttttcttattattctattttaaattaatttttttagtctAGTCCAACTTAGTTCTCGATCCAATAAAGTTTGATTGGGTTGTACTGGACCAAATCATCTTGAC is from Capsicum annuum cultivar UCD-10X-F1 chromosome 5, UCD10Xv1.1, whole genome shotgun sequence and encodes:
- the LOC107871971 gene encoding uncharacterized mitochondrial protein AtMg00810-like, which translates into the protein MTRHDIAFSVQTLSQFLLEPKKSHVNAARRVVKYVNNHPCQGVLLSSESSDQVSTYGDADRASCLQTRRSVTGYFVKIGKSVVCWKSNKLATVFRSSTEAEFRSIAVVTAELVWILSLLK